CAAAATCATCATTTTTAAGAATGTTGTGTCCAGTGTTATTGAGTGTTGCCTGCTATTCTTGTGCAACGGCACAGCAGTGGTCCAAAATTGATGAAAAGTGGGAGAATGATAACCACCGTCGGGATAGAAAATATTGTGAAGTTCGTGAAATTACTTTACCTGCTGATCGAGATGTGATTTCAGTAGATGGATTGGCAAACGGGGGAATCCGGGTAGAAGGCTGGAGGCGTGATGAGATCCGTATTCGGGCTAATGTTTGTGCCTGGGATCGAGATAGAAGTGAGGCCAAAGAATTGGTTTCAAGAATTGACGTGTTAACCAATGGCAAAACCATTCGTGCTGAAGGGCCAAGTTGGAGAAGGCGTAAGGGATGGTCTGTAAGTTATCGTTTAATGGTACCAGAAAAATCAGACCTTTCCCTGGAAACCACTAACGGTGGCATCACAATAACAAATGTACATGGAGAAATTGAATTCGATGCTACTAATGGTGGAATAAAACTTTCCGAGGTGGGCGGTGATGTCCATGGCAGCACCACAAATGGGGGAATCGAGGTAGATTTAGACGGGAACAAATGGAACGGAAGAGGCCTGGATGTAAAGACTACTAACGGTAGTGTAAGATTAGACATACCTGAAGATTATTCAGCCGATCTTGAAACGGGAACGGTCAATGGCACTATCCATATCGATTTTCCTATCATGGTCCAGGGTGATTTAAGTCGGCGGCTCCGCACTAAAATCGGTGATGGTGGCCCGAGAATTCGAGCGGTTACAACCAACGGCAGTGTGAGAATTCGGCAGCATTAAGGTTTGAGGAGATGTTATTCAGAAGAATCTATTTCAATATTAAGGGGTGTTGTTTGTTAAATATATTTCCTTCGACTTTGTTCAGGATGTCGTCTTCTGAAGGACATTTGCATATAATATCATTTCCTGCGAAATTCCTTTTTTGAAATTTTCTCTTAATCCATGGCTTCAATCCTTTTAGAACTACTCTAAAACCAATTTTAACCTGTTCACTGGCGTACACTTGATGTAATGTCAGCGGATACTTCTTTCCCATTACTATTCATCTGAACATTAGAGTATTCCTTATAATGTATTGTGGCATGCTTATTGTAAAAACTCAATGACCAAAGGCTAATGGCTAATGGCCAATGAACAACAAACAATGATCAGATCTATTTAGAAAGAGGAATCATTTATGTTAAAGAACTATCTGAAAATTGCTCTTCGAAATCTAATAAAACACAAGGCTTATTCTATCATTAACTTATTGGGTTTAACCATCGGCCTGATGTCTTGTATCTTGATTTCTCTTTATGTTTTAGACGAGCTTAACTTCGATCGTTTCCATTCTAAAGCTGAAAGAATTTACCGTATAGTCGAAACCCAGGCTTCTCCGGATCAAGGCGAACGACAATTCGGCGTTACTGTAGCGCCTTTGGGTCCTACTATGGCTGAAGAGATTCCTGAAGTCATAAATTATGCCCGCTTGGTCCGTTTAGGCAGGATGGTTGTTCAATATGGTCAGAACAAGTTTTATGAGGAGTTCCTTGCCGCCGATCCGAATTTCTTTGAGATTTTTGACTTTGAGTTTATTGCTGGCGGAAATGAATTGTTTAGCGATCCAGCTACCGTAATATTGACTGAAGACGCTGCCAAAAAGTATTTTGGTGATGAAAATCCAATTGGCAAAATCCTTCATACTAACCGGAATTTAGATTTTAATATAGTGGGGGTTCTTCGTCGTTTACCGCAAAACTCCCATTTGCAATTCGATATGTTGTTTTCATTAGCTACTGTACAAGCTGATGAAAACAGGAGTCCTTTCCTACAGCGTTGGGACGTTATCGGGTTTCAAACCTATGTGCTATTAGATGAGCATAATAATTCGGATCAGGTAGAAGCAAAACTTCCGGCTTTACTAAAGAAATACCAACCGCCGGAGTCTACAGTTGAGAAAAAAATTGCCCTGCAAAACCTTTCAGATGTTCATTTTTATTCCGAAAACATCGAATTTGAACGAAACTATGGAAAAAGCAAAATTGCATACATTTATATCTTTGCAACAATTGCCTTCTTTATTGTTATTATTGCCAGTATTAACTATATGAACCTGGCCACAGCAAGAACTGTAAATCGCGCCAATGAAGTGGGTTTACGAAAAGTTGTTGGGGCTCAACCCATACAGCTTGTCGGCCAATTTATCAGCGAGTCCATGTTGATGTCTTTTGCTGCTTTTTTGTTGGCCTATGCCCTTGCACAAATTATTTTACCTCAATTCAACGCATTTACAGGTAAGGAACTATCTTTCGATTTAAACAATGTAGGGCAATTGTTCTTTGGCCTGGTCTCTTTAACATTTATAGTGGGTCTGGCTTCCGGAAGTTATCCCGCTTTTTATTTATCAAAAATTCCAATTATCAGTGTTTTGAAAAGTAATTTCAAATCAGGGAGCAGGGCAAACAGTTTAAGACGATCACTTGTTGTAACCCAGTTCGTTTTGTCCATTATCATGATTGTGACAACTTTGGTTACATTTAACCAAATGAACTACATCAAGAATATGGAGCTTGGTTTTAATAAAAATCAACTTGTGGTTGTAGACATTAACAGCGGGGCTGTCCGGAGTAGTTTTGCTGCAATGCGAAGTGAGTTCTTGCAAATTCCTACTGTCCAATCCGTATCTGTTACTTCACGTGTGCCTGGCGAATGGAAGAATATCCTGGAGTTTGAAGTAATTCCACAGGGGGCAACAGAGGCCGATGCCCGCACCATGAATTTTTTCGGGGTCGACAGTCATTTTTTGGAAACATTCGAGGTTGAACTTGCAGCCGGCCGTAATTTTATTGAGACTATGACTACCGATACAACTGCTGTACTAATCAATGAAGCTGCCGCAAAAGCGTTTGGTTGGGATGATCCGATTAATAAAACTTTCACAATCCCAAGTCAAAACTTCGAGGCGCATATAATCGGAATTGTCAGGGATTTTAACTTCCGTTCCTTACATGAGAAGGTTGGCCCGCTCATTCTTGGACATAGTCACAATCCAATCCATGCTATTGATTATTTTACTTCGAAAATTGCAAACGTCGATATTCCGGCCACTATTAAATCCTTGGAAGATATTCATGAAAAGTATGACAAGGTTACACCCTTCGAATATCATTTTCTGGACCAGCAACTAGAAAATTTTTATGAATCCGATCAACGTGTAAGCGCTCTATTTGGTATGGCTGCCGGCTTAGCCATTTTTATCAGCTGTCTTGGGCTTTTTGGATTAGCAGCATTTACAGCAGAGCAGAGAACAAACGAGATCGGGGTTAGGAAAGTATTAGGAGCCACAGTTACACAGATCATTTTGTTGCTATCCAAAGAGTTTACCAAACTCGTAATTATAGCTCTATTCATCGCTGTGCCGATTGCGTATTTTGCTTCGAATAAATGGCTCCAGGAATTTGCTTATCGCATAGATATCGGCTTGGGAACATTCCTAATCGCTGGATTATTAGTGTTAATCATAGCCTGGAGTACCATAGCTTATCAAGCTATCAAAGCTGCTCTAACAAATCCGGTAGATGCTTTGAGATACGAATAAACCATGAACAATGAGCAAGTAAGCAATGAACCTTTATAAAGGAGTGCAAGACTGAAAAATTGTGATTTATGAAAAGGCTTATGAGTTTGCAATTAGAATTGTTAAGGCTTATCAGTTTTTGACTAAGGATAAAAAGGAGTTTGTATTATCAAAGTAGTTATTCAGAAGCGGTACTTCTAATTGGAGCAAATATTGCGGAAGCAAATGGTGCAATCTCAAAACCTGATATTTCTAACAAAATATTGGTTGCATCCTAGGAAAGTCTTGAATCAAAATATTGGGTGAGCTTAATGAGGGATTCTGGATTAATTGATCAAAAGACATTTGAAAGTGCTTATGAATAAACTGATCAAATTGCTAAATATTATGTTCAAATCTAAAAAAGACAAGAATTAAGAAATCATAATAATAACAATGAAGTACTGCATTGATTACTGACAAAAAGCAATTCTTCATTGTTCATTGATCATTGTTCATTGCTCATTGCTCATTGGAGGATGCATGTTTAAGAATTATTTGAAAATATCACTTCGTAATCTTCTTCGCTACAAAGGGTACTCGCTCATAAATATAGTAGGACTGGCAATCGGAATAACTTGCACTATCATGATTTTTCTGTTTGTACAGGATGAAATGTCATTTGACAATTTCCATACAAAATCGGATAGACTTTATCGACTGAACAAGAAAGTAACTCCCCAAACTGGTGGCACTGAATGGCATGCAATTACACCTGGATTAATGGGACCGACGATGGTGTCTGATTTCCCCGAAGTGGAGCAAAGCCTGCGTTTGCTGCCATGGTTTGATGATGTATTGATGACCCGAGGTGAAACTTCATTGAAAGTGTCAAATGTTGTTTTTGCTGATTCAAATTTCTTTGATATTTTTGATTTTCGTCTGTTACAAGGGAATGCTAAAACTGCTCTGGTTGAGCCATTATCTATCATCTTATCAGAAAAAACAGCCGGGAAGTTTTTTGGTAATTCCGATCCTATTGGCCAGGTTATTCAAGGATTAAATGATTTATCATACAAAGTGACGGGAATTATTGAGGAAACTCCGGCCAATTCCTCATTGAGATATAATGCTTTGATCTCCTGGACTTCGACAATTCCCGGTACTGGTCCGCTCAACTGGAGTTGGTTGAATCGATGGATTACACAAGTCAACTTCACTTATTTACTATTATTTCCTGAGACCGATGTTCCTGCCTTTGAGAAAAAATTGGCTGATTTTATGGTGAAGTATATGCCAAGGCAAGCAGAATATTACAAACTGTATCTACAGCCATTGGCGGATATCTATCTAAAATCATCACAAATTCGATTTAATGATAGTTTGTTGTTGGGTAATATTACTACTGTCTACATCTTCTCGGCCATCGCTTTGTTAACCTTACTTATTGCATGCATTAACTTCACAAATCTATCAACAGCCCGGGCCACAAAACGAGCAAGAGAAGTTGGTATTCGGAAAGTCTTGGGCGCCGAGAGAAAACAGTTAGCGAAGCAGTTTCTTGGTGAATCGATATTTTGAGTTTTTTGGCAGCAATTATTGCAATGAACTTTGTCGAGGTCATTTTACCTTATTTCAATGCGTTTGCCGGCAAATCTTTAGCATTTGATGCAATGAATAATTGGACTTTATTTTGGAGTCTGGTTTGTATTCCGGTTTTTGTCGGTACAATTTCAGGAATTTATCCGGCGCTGTTATTGTCATCCTATCGTCCAATAGCTGTTTTAAGCGGAAACACGCCAATTATTCCTTGAAACTACCTTCTTTAAAACGTGGCTCGACAAAAAGTATAAAAAGTACAACATTCCGAAGCGGACTGGTTGTGTTTCAGTTTGGGATATCAATCATTTTGATTGCAGGTACTAT
This genomic window from candidate division KSB1 bacterium contains:
- a CDS encoding DUF4097 family beta strand repeat protein, which codes for MSKSSFLRMLCPVLLSVACYSCATAQQWSKIDEKWENDNHRRDRKYCEVREITLPADRDVISVDGLANGGIRVEGWRRDEIRIRANVCAWDRDRSEAKELVSRIDVLTNGKTIRAEGPSWRRRKGWSVSYRLMVPEKSDLSLETTNGGITITNVHGEIEFDATNGGIKLSEVGGDVHGSTTNGGIEVDLDGNKWNGRGLDVKTTNGSVRLDIPEDYSADLETGTVNGTIHIDFPIMVQGDLSRRLRTKIGDGGPRIRAVTTNGSVRIRQH
- a CDS encoding ABC transporter permease, producing MLKNYLKIALRNLIKHKAYSIINLLGLTIGLMSCILISLYVLDELNFDRFHSKAERIYRIVETQASPDQGERQFGVTVAPLGPTMAEEIPEVINYARLVRLGRMVVQYGQNKFYEEFLAADPNFFEIFDFEFIAGGNELFSDPATVILTEDAAKKYFGDENPIGKILHTNRNLDFNIVGVLRRLPQNSHLQFDMLFSLATVQADENRSPFLQRWDVIGFQTYVLLDEHNNSDQVEAKLPALLKKYQPPESTVEKKIALQNLSDVHFYSENIEFERNYGKSKIAYIYIFATIAFFIVIIASINYMNLATARTVNRANEVGLRKVVGAQPIQLVGQFISESMLMSFAAFLLAYALAQIILPQFNAFTGKELSFDLNNVGQLFFGLVSLTFIVGLASGSYPAFYLSKIPIISVLKSNFKSGSRANSLRRSLVVTQFVLSIIMIVTTLVTFNQMNYIKNMELGFNKNQLVVVDINSGAVRSSFAAMRSEFLQIPTVQSVSVTSRVPGEWKNILEFEVIPQGATEADARTMNFFGVDSHFLETFEVELAAGRNFIETMTTDTTAVLINEAAAKAFGWDDPINKTFTIPSQNFEAHIIGIVRDFNFRSLHEKVGPLILGHSHNPIHAIDYFTSKIANVDIPATIKSLEDIHEKYDKVTPFEYHFLDQQLENFYESDQRVSALFGMAAGLAIFISCLGLFGLAAFTAEQRTNEIGVRKVLGATVTQIILLLSKEFTKLVIIALFIAVPIAYFASNKWLQEFAYRIDIGLGTFLIAGLLVLIIAWSTIAYQAIKAALTNPVDALRYE
- a CDS encoding ABC transporter permease, producing the protein MFKNYLKISLRNLLRYKGYSLINIVGLAIGITCTIMIFLFVQDEMSFDNFHTKSDRLYRLNKKVTPQTGGTEWHAITPGLMGPTMVSDFPEVEQSLRLLPWFDDVLMTRGETSLKVSNVVFADSNFFDIFDFRLLQGNAKTALVEPLSIILSEKTAGKFFGNSDPIGQVIQGLNDLSYKVTGIIEETPANSSLRYNALISWTSTIPGTGPLNWSWLNRWITQVNFTYLLLFPETDVPAFEKKLADFMVKYMPRQAEYYKLYLQPLADIYLKSSQIRFNDSLLLGNITTVYIFSAIALLTLLIACINFTNLSTARATKRAREVGIRKVLGAERKQLAKQFLGESIF